Proteins encoded together in one Candidatus Deferrimicrobium sp. window:
- a CDS encoding TIGR02757 family protein, with amino-acid sequence MSPAHGPLLRLLEEGRGAELSPDPVAFPHRYADPRDAEAAAFLAASFAFGGVLQIGNFLSRLFDVLSPSPHAALTGVEPVDRRSVAGLSHRFISSEGLYRFLRCVRAVYLGHGSLERLYIAGRGGDAPDLRRDLARFLGGLRDRWGTDLERERDFLFPRPERGSACKRHILFLRWVVRGPDGVDLGLWSAVSPRDLVVPLDTHMARLGAALGLTRRKTPDWRMAEEITASLRIVCPEDPVKFDYPLTRLGILGVCTRSRRGACARCPVAPLCSRGNRSAG; translated from the coding sequence GTGTCCCCTGCCCACGGTCCCCTCCTCCGTCTGCTCGAGGAGGGCCGAGGAGCGGAGCTTTCCCCCGACCCGGTGGCGTTTCCCCACCGGTACGCCGACCCCCGGGACGCCGAGGCCGCCGCGTTTCTCGCCGCGTCGTTCGCCTTCGGAGGCGTCCTCCAGATCGGGAACTTCCTGTCGCGTCTCTTCGACGTTCTTTCCCCGTCCCCGCACGCCGCCTTGACGGGCGTGGAGCCGGTCGACCGGCGTTCGGTCGCCGGCCTTTCCCACCGGTTCATCTCCTCCGAGGGATTGTACCGATTCCTCCGTTGTGTCCGCGCGGTGTACCTCGGACACGGATCGCTTGAGCGGCTCTACATCGCGGGAAGGGGAGGAGACGCCCCCGACCTCCGGAGGGACCTGGCGCGGTTCCTCGGTGGTCTCCGCGATCGATGGGGAACGGACCTGGAACGCGAGCGCGATTTCCTCTTTCCGCGCCCGGAACGCGGATCGGCGTGCAAGCGGCACATCCTGTTCCTGCGCTGGGTCGTCCGCGGGCCCGACGGTGTCGATCTTGGATTGTGGAGCGCCGTGTCGCCGCGGGACCTCGTTGTTCCCCTCGACACTCACATGGCGCGGCTGGGGGCCGCCCTCGGGCTCACGCGGCGGAAGACGCCCGACTGGCGGATGGCGGAGGAGATCACCGCCTCCCTGCGCATCGTGTGCCCGGAGGACCCGGTGAAGTTCGATTATCCTCTCACGCGCCTCGGCATCCTGGGAGTGTGTACCCGTTCCCGGCGCGGGGCCTGCGCTCGTTGCCCCGTGGCGCCTCTCTGTTCGCGAGGAAACCGGTCCGCAGGGTAA
- a CDS encoding zinc-ribbon domain-containing protein has protein sequence MIIECQTCHARFRLDEARIKGRGARVKCRKCGDSIVVFKDSAPAPPAPRVEGLFDLGAAMRESAGEAPASPAPVGNLIPFPSPSRPAETGMKESSSLAPEAAGPEKDEVDLAFERALSAGTGASFPPIVETEVTKPAPEEASAPQGEEASAGPGPRPGMDLGALILDFAPEEKLDLPPAEDLKPSIGDPPVVAPSAEFRAGGGFLISDSDTLDFLQEKHRDEAQNAPPGIGDISRQISSAPTDRTSSFQHEPDASPASTIQRDSPTPEGSFLEGSFTPPAPGKEGSLDLGAAVRESAGEAPASPAPESPRPRSFAGTAVAVAVAVLLVAGVYLGLTTSGRKTLEGAVPGVAALWGGNPAAPAGPKYDLRNVIGYYESGAASPKILVIKGQVANLSTVEKSGIRVHAVLLDNTDAVLMQQAVYAGNVLSGEAIRKGTRDTLSKTLENRFGEGLANMHVAPGKAIPFMVVFFDAPVNMDSYKLEAKDGE, from the coding sequence ATGATCATCGAGTGCCAGACATGCCACGCGCGGTTTCGCCTCGACGAGGCCAGGATCAAGGGAAGGGGCGCCCGCGTGAAGTGCCGGAAATGCGGGGACAGCATCGTCGTCTTCAAGGACAGCGCCCCCGCCCCCCCGGCGCCGCGCGTGGAAGGTCTCTTCGACCTCGGCGCCGCGATGAGGGAATCCGCCGGCGAGGCTCCCGCCTCCCCGGCCCCGGTCGGGAACCTGATCCCCTTCCCTTCTCCGTCCCGGCCCGCGGAAACCGGTATGAAGGAATCCTCCTCCCTCGCCCCGGAGGCGGCAGGGCCGGAAAAGGACGAGGTGGACCTTGCTTTCGAACGGGCCCTCTCCGCCGGCACGGGGGCATCCTTCCCGCCAATCGTGGAGACGGAGGTGACGAAACCCGCCCCGGAGGAAGCAAGCGCGCCGCAGGGGGAAGAAGCTTCCGCCGGTCCGGGGCCTCGTCCCGGGATGGACCTCGGGGCGTTGATCCTCGACTTTGCGCCCGAGGAGAAACTGGACCTGCCTCCCGCCGAGGATCTGAAGCCTTCGATCGGAGATCCGCCCGTCGTCGCTCCCTCCGCGGAGTTCCGCGCCGGGGGGGGGTTCCTGATCAGTGATTCGGATACCCTGGATTTCCTGCAGGAGAAACATCGCGATGAGGCACAGAATGCTCCCCCGGGGATCGGCGACATCTCCCGGCAGATCTCGTCCGCGCCGACCGACAGGACAAGTTCCTTCCAGCATGAACCCGACGCGTCCCCGGCGTCGACCATTCAACGGGATTCCCCGACCCCGGAGGGGAGCTTCCTCGAAGGGAGCTTCACCCCGCCGGCGCCGGGTAAAGAAGGTTCCCTCGACCTCGGCGCCGCGGTGCGGGAATCCGCCGGCGAAGCTCCCGCCTCCCCGGCGCCGGAATCCCCGCGCCCGCGGTCTTTCGCAGGGACCGCCGTGGCGGTGGCGGTGGCGGTCCTCCTCGTAGCCGGCGTCTACCTCGGCCTTACGACGTCGGGGAGGAAGACGCTCGAAGGAGCGGTCCCGGGCGTCGCCGCGCTCTGGGGGGGGAACCCGGCGGCGCCCGCGGGGCCGAAATATGACCTCCGGAACGTGATCGGTTATTACGAAAGCGGTGCCGCCTCCCCGAAGATCCTGGTGATCAAGGGTCAGGTGGCCAATCTCTCCACGGTGGAGAAAAGCGGCATCCGGGTCCATGCCGTGCTGTTGGACAATACCGACGCCGTTCTGATGCAGCAGGCGGTTTACGCGGGAAACGTGCTGTCCGGCGAGGCGATCCGGAAGGGGACGCGGGACACCCTCTCGAAGACCTTGGAGAATCGATTCGGGGAAGGGTTGGCGAACATGCACGTCGCACCCGGCAAGGCCATCCCGTTCATGGTGGTGTTCTTCGACGCACCGGTCAACATGGACAGCTACAAACTGGAGGCGAAGGACGGCGAATAG
- the hisG gene encoding ATP phosphoribosyltransferase — translation MKEKKRNVLNVGLPKGSLQESTLHLFRKAGFNINVGSRSYVPTIDDPELSGLLIRAQEMARYVQDGILDMGLTGRDWVLEQNAKVKEVCPLLYARGGLRPVRWVVAVPNESSIQRIRDLQGKRVATELVQFTRRYLKKKRVEAQVEFSWGATEVKAPRLADAIVELTETGSSLRANNLRIVETILESTTVLIANRDAWKDPWKREKIGNIALLLQGALRAEEKVGLKMNVGRGDLDRILKVLPAMQNPTISTLSEAGWFSLEVIVDQKIVRDLIPLLKREGASGIVEYPLNKVIP, via the coding sequence ATGAAAGAGAAGAAGCGCAACGTCCTGAACGTCGGCCTGCCGAAGGGGAGCCTGCAGGAGTCTACACTGCACCTGTTCCGCAAAGCCGGCTTCAACATCAACGTCGGTTCCCGCAGCTACGTCCCCACGATCGACGACCCGGAACTTTCCGGGCTCCTGATCCGCGCCCAGGAGATGGCGCGCTACGTCCAGGACGGCATCCTCGACATGGGGCTGACCGGGCGGGACTGGGTGCTGGAACAGAACGCCAAGGTGAAGGAGGTTTGTCCCCTCCTCTATGCGCGAGGAGGGCTGCGCCCGGTCCGGTGGGTGGTGGCGGTCCCGAACGAATCCTCCATCCAGCGGATCCGTGATCTACAGGGGAAGCGAGTGGCGACCGAACTGGTCCAGTTTACCCGGCGCTACCTGAAGAAAAAGAGGGTCGAGGCCCAGGTCGAGTTCTCCTGGGGCGCCACCGAGGTGAAGGCGCCGCGCCTGGCCGACGCGATCGTCGAGTTGACCGAGACGGGGAGCAGCCTTCGGGCGAACAACCTCCGTATCGTGGAGACGATCCTCGAGTCGACCACCGTCCTCATCGCGAACCGGGACGCATGGAAGGATCCGTGGAAACGGGAAAAGATCGGGAACATCGCCTTGCTTCTCCAGGGCGCACTCCGCGCGGAGGAGAAGGTCGGTCTCAAGATGAACGTCGGTCGCGGCGACCTCGACCGGATCCTCAAGGTGCTGCCGGCGATGCAGAATCCGACGATCTCCACCCTGAGCGAGGCCGGCTGGTTCTCCCTCGAGGTCATCGTCGACCAGAAGATCGTCCGGGACCTGATCCCGCTCCTCAAGAGGGAAGGTGCCTCCGGGATCGTCGAGTACCCGCTGAACAAGGTCATACCTTAG
- a CDS encoding 3-dehydroquinate synthase II → MNLPRLLARVVPWDKETAVAAIESGVEALWVPDGRASSVRELGRVVTVCAEGDLREGTDFRVTRMEGKEDETRIAGSPPDAAWVVFPRDREIIPLENLVAWGRRILVVARTPADVSLYRGVLERGVYGLVLDARDPAGMRTLAMAARAKTEDVTLVPARVVEVVPLGMGDRVCVDTCTWIEGSRGMLVGNGSAGMFLVCAENVPNPYVLPRPFRINAGAVHSYCRVPGGRTAYLSELVAGSGVVLVDDSGGGEAAWVGRAKVERRPLVLLRAVGPSGNEHSIVLQNAETIRLVGPGGATPSISRIAVGDEVLLMEERAGRHFGVAVEETIREK, encoded by the coding sequence TTGAACCTTCCCCGGCTCCTCGCCCGGGTCGTTCCTTGGGACAAGGAAACGGCCGTTGCGGCCATCGAATCGGGAGTCGAGGCTCTTTGGGTGCCGGACGGCCGAGCCTCGTCCGTCCGGGAGCTCGGGCGCGTCGTGACGGTGTGCGCCGAGGGGGACCTGCGCGAAGGGACCGATTTCCGGGTGACCCGGATGGAGGGGAAGGAAGACGAAACCCGGATCGCCGGCTCCCCCCCGGACGCTGCGTGGGTCGTCTTCCCGCGGGACCGGGAGATCATCCCCCTCGAGAACCTTGTGGCCTGGGGGCGCAGGATCCTGGTCGTGGCACGTACGCCCGCCGATGTTTCGCTCTACCGGGGTGTTCTGGAAAGGGGGGTCTACGGGCTGGTCCTCGATGCCCGGGATCCCGCCGGGATGCGTACACTCGCCATGGCCGCCCGTGCGAAAACGGAGGACGTTACGCTGGTTCCCGCGCGGGTGGTCGAGGTCGTCCCTCTCGGGATGGGCGACCGTGTCTGCGTGGACACCTGCACATGGATCGAGGGGAGCCGCGGGATGCTGGTCGGCAACGGGAGCGCGGGGATGTTCCTCGTATGCGCCGAGAATGTCCCGAACCCGTACGTTCTTCCACGTCCGTTCCGCATCAATGCGGGAGCGGTCCATTCCTATTGCCGCGTCCCCGGAGGCCGCACCGCCTATCTCTCGGAGCTGGTCGCCGGTTCGGGAGTGGTCCTCGTCGACGACTCCGGGGGGGGAGAGGCGGCGTGGGTCGGCCGGGCGAAGGTGGAGCGGCGTCCTTTGGTGCTGCTTCGCGCCGTCGGCCCTTCCGGGAACGAGCATTCGATCGTACTGCAGAACGCCGAGACAATTCGTCTCGTGGGGCCGGGGGGCGCCACGCCGTCGATCTCCCGGATCGCGGTCGGGGATGAAGTGCTGCTCATGGAGGAGCGCGCAGGCCGGCACTTCGGGGTCGCGGTCGAGGAGACGATTCGCGAAAAGTAG
- a CDS encoding PilT/PilU family type 4a pilus ATPase, with product MAEKKFKIGEILVGAGVLKEEQLAEALRSQSQLGGTLGENLIRLTFLTEEELLNALSEQLGMQHINLSKVEIPATVQRLVKMETVRLRRLLPIGFEGKRLVVGMVDPTDLSALTEVEFQSGHITKPVILSASHFELALAFFQAHGYGDATFRFDADVEESRHVRVENTLASMLTVLLSWKGQDLHLSAGAVPSIRVDNEIRRLNLPVLKPAEVEQMIYAILTSEQRRSFHENLELDFAFSLHGVGRFRCNLYRQRNSIAFTARHVSEDVPSAEELGIPDFLGDFCGKNQGLILITGPNGHGKSTTLAWLVDTINRDRRANIITIEDPVEFTHRHKSSNVNQREVGTDTPSFADGLRHIFRQNPDVIVIGELRDYDSISIALTAAETGHLVLGTLHSLNATAAVDRIVDSFPATQRSQVRAQLAESLLLILSQRLLKRANGSGRVLAWEKLATSLRVRNAIREGKAHQLRGMMQANVDELVSIDWTLADLVAAGKVKYEEAVKFSDNLTYLNELLKVRGAFK from the coding sequence ATGGCGGAAAAGAAGTTTAAAATCGGCGAGATCCTCGTTGGAGCAGGAGTTCTGAAGGAGGAGCAGCTGGCCGAGGCGCTGCGGAGCCAGAGCCAGCTCGGGGGGACGCTGGGGGAAAACCTCATCCGTCTGACGTTCCTCACGGAAGAGGAGCTGTTGAACGCCCTCTCCGAGCAACTGGGGATGCAGCACATCAACCTCTCCAAGGTCGAAATCCCCGCCACGGTGCAGCGGCTGGTCAAGATGGAAACCGTCCGCCTGCGGCGCCTCCTCCCGATCGGGTTCGAGGGGAAGCGCCTAGTGGTAGGCATGGTCGACCCGACGGACCTTTCCGCCTTGACCGAGGTGGAGTTTCAGTCGGGGCACATCACGAAGCCGGTCATCCTGTCCGCATCGCATTTCGAGCTGGCCCTGGCATTCTTCCAGGCGCACGGGTACGGGGATGCCACGTTCAGGTTCGATGCGGATGTGGAGGAGTCACGGCACGTCCGCGTAGAGAATACGCTCGCCTCGATGCTCACGGTGCTCCTCTCGTGGAAGGGACAGGACCTGCACCTGTCCGCGGGGGCGGTCCCGTCGATCCGTGTCGACAACGAGATCCGCCGGCTGAACCTCCCGGTACTCAAGCCCGCGGAGGTCGAGCAGATGATCTACGCGATCCTGACATCGGAGCAGCGCCGCTCCTTCCATGAAAATCTCGAACTCGATTTCGCGTTCTCCCTGCACGGGGTCGGCCGCTTCCGGTGCAACCTGTACCGCCAGCGCAACTCGATCGCCTTCACCGCGCGGCACGTGTCCGAGGATGTCCCGTCGGCGGAGGAGCTGGGGATCCCCGACTTTCTCGGCGACTTCTGCGGGAAAAACCAGGGGCTGATTCTCATCACCGGCCCGAACGGCCACGGGAAGTCGACCACCCTTGCGTGGCTCGTCGACACGATCAACCGGGATCGGCGTGCCAACATCATCACGATCGAGGATCCCGTCGAGTTCACCCACCGGCACAAGAGTTCCAACGTGAACCAGCGGGAGGTGGGGACCGACACTCCCTCCTTCGCGGACGGCCTTCGTCACATCTTCCGGCAGAATCCCGACGTGATCGTGATCGGGGAGCTCCGGGATTACGACAGCATCTCCATCGCCCTGACCGCCGCGGAGACGGGACACCTCGTCCTCGGGACGCTGCACTCCCTGAACGCCACCGCCGCCGTGGACCGGATCGTGGACTCATTCCCGGCGACCCAGCGGTCGCAGGTCCGGGCGCAGCTGGCCGAGTCGCTTCTCCTCATCCTCTCCCAGCGCCTCCTCAAGCGCGCCAACGGTTCGGGGCGCGTTCTCGCGTGGGAAAAGCTGGCGACCTCCCTCCGGGTCCGCAACGCCATCCGGGAGGGGAAGGCGCACCAGCTTCGGGGGATGATGCAGGCCAACGTCGACGAGCTGGTGTCGATCGACTGGACGCTGGCGGACCTGGTGGCGGCGGGGAAGGTGAAGTACGAGGAGGCCGTGAAATTCTCCGACAACCTTACCTATCTGAACGAACTCCTCAAGGTCCGCGGGGCGTTCAAGTAG
- the tatC gene encoding twin-arginine translocase subunit TatC: MSTNEGEIRQPLTEHLDELRRRLIRSLIALGIGTALCYNFAERIYAALLSPLTANLPAESHLIFTELTEAFLTYFKMALWGGFVLASPVIFYQAWRFVSPGLYKKERKLFLFFAAWSTFGFLAGMAFAYFVAIPAVLAFFLSFGRSVVVPMPSMRESLSLVLRLLLIFGVMFELPLVLFLAGRGGILTPEFLRKWRKGAVLGAFLLAAVLTPPDAVSQLMVAFPLYALFEIGIVLCAIGARRRTATLPGSAA, from the coding sequence TTGTCGACGAACGAAGGGGAAATCCGCCAGCCGCTCACCGAGCATCTCGATGAACTTCGCCGTCGCCTCATCCGCTCACTGATCGCGCTCGGGATCGGCACCGCCCTCTGCTATAACTTCGCGGAGCGGATCTACGCCGCGCTTCTTTCTCCCCTCACCGCCAACCTGCCGGCGGAATCGCACCTGATCTTCACCGAACTGACCGAGGCGTTCCTCACGTACTTCAAGATGGCCCTGTGGGGCGGGTTCGTGCTGGCGTCCCCGGTCATCTTCTACCAGGCGTGGCGGTTCGTGAGCCCCGGGCTGTATAAGAAGGAACGGAAGCTTTTTCTCTTCTTCGCCGCATGGTCCACCTTCGGCTTCCTCGCGGGGATGGCGTTCGCCTACTTCGTGGCGATTCCGGCGGTCCTCGCCTTCTTCCTGTCGTTCGGCCGGTCGGTCGTGGTCCCGATGCCGTCGATGCGGGAATCGCTCTCCCTCGTGCTGCGCCTCCTTCTGATCTTCGGCGTCATGTTCGAACTGCCGCTGGTGCTCTTCCTCGCGGGGCGCGGAGGGATCCTGACGCCGGAGTTCCTGCGGAAATGGCGTAAGGGCGCCGTGCTTGGGGCGTTCCTCCTGGCCGCCGTGCTGACCCCGCCGGACGCGGTGTCCCAACTGATGGTCGCCTTCCCGCTGTACGCGCTGTTCGAGATCGGCATTGTGCTGTGCGCCATCGGTGCGCGCCGGCGCACCGCGACTCTCCCGGGATCCGCCGCTTGA
- a CDS encoding twin-arginine translocase TatA/TatE family subunit, whose amino-acid sequence MFGLGLPELLIILVIVVLLFGAGRLPQIGAGIGEGIRNFKKSMKEKDEVDVTPAKGDGEKK is encoded by the coding sequence ATGTTCGGACTCGGTCTTCCTGAGCTTCTCATCATCCTCGTGATCGTGGTGCTGCTGTTCGGGGCCGGTCGCCTCCCGCAGATCGGCGCCGGGATTGGGGAAGGGATCCGGAACTTCAAGAAGTCGATGAAAGAGAAAGACGAAGTGGACGTCACCCCGGCCAAGGGAGACGGCGAAAAGAAATAG
- a CDS encoding TIGR04282 family arsenosugar biosynthesis glycosyltransferase, translating into MAKAPVAGRVKTRLCPPLNLRESAALYACMLRDTAGEVSTLPRVRRYLFLDPPEPADFPWEKPFSAFERFPQRGEDLGDRMRDAAEIAFRCGARRVVIVGGDCPALSAGTVRRALAELSTGASVVFGPSMDGGFYLVGLSSPDERLFRGFRWSTAEVLRSAAARCRILSVPFSFLPPGRDVDTVEDLIALREWVRTHARPACPRTREWITGFFGPGGGGFPGSPERTPGPPRGSRSRRGG; encoded by the coding sequence TTGGCGAAGGCTCCAGTCGCCGGCCGGGTCAAGACCCGCCTCTGCCCTCCGCTCAACCTCCGCGAATCGGCGGCCTTGTACGCCTGCATGCTCAGGGACACGGCCGGCGAGGTCTCGACCCTGCCTCGCGTCCGGCGATACCTCTTTCTCGATCCGCCGGAGCCGGCGGACTTCCCGTGGGAAAAACCGTTTTCCGCGTTCGAGCGGTTTCCGCAGCGTGGGGAGGATCTTGGGGACAGGATGCGGGACGCGGCCGAGATCGCCTTCCGGTGCGGAGCGCGCCGCGTGGTGATCGTGGGAGGGGACTGCCCGGCACTCTCCGCGGGAACGGTTCGTCGGGCGCTCGCGGAGCTTTCCACCGGAGCGTCGGTCGTCTTCGGACCCTCCATGGACGGAGGATTCTACCTTGTCGGGCTCTCCTCGCCGGACGAACGGCTGTTCCGGGGATTCCGATGGAGCACTGCGGAGGTGCTACGGAGCGCGGCGGCGCGCTGCAGGATCCTCTCGGTGCCGTTTTCGTTCCTGCCTCCCGGCCGGGACGTGGACACCGTAGAGGACCTTATCGCACTGAGGGAGTGGGTGAGGACGCACGCGCGGCCCGCGTGCCCCCGAACCCGGGAGTGGATCACCGGCTTCTTTGGGCCGGGAGGTGGCGGATTCCCGGGGTCGCCGGAACGAACACCCGGTCCTCCCCGAGGTTCACGATCTCGCCGCGGAGGGTGA
- a CDS encoding 2-amino-3,7-dideoxy-D-threo-hept-6-ulosonate synthase: MIGKKIRLERIMDRNTRRTVLVPMDHGVTVGPIPGLIQIPPTANLIAEGGANAAIVHRGAAMFGHRGYGKDLGLILHLSASTTLAPDSNRKVLVATVEDALQMGADAVSIHVNLGAEDEAQMLRDFGTVSSSCQRWGMPLLAMIYTRGPKIRNEYDVKYVRHAARVGAEMGADIVKVPYTGSPETFSEVTQGCASSVVIAGGEKMESDEEVLRMVHDAVAAGCAGASIGRNVFQHRAPASMVRAIVSIVHGGATVREALGTLKAKP, encoded by the coding sequence ATGATCGGGAAGAAGATCCGCCTGGAGCGGATCATGGACCGGAACACCCGCAGGACCGTGCTCGTTCCCATGGACCACGGTGTGACCGTCGGCCCGATCCCCGGGCTGATCCAGATTCCACCGACAGCGAACCTCATCGCCGAGGGGGGGGCGAACGCGGCGATCGTGCACCGCGGGGCCGCCATGTTCGGCCATCGCGGCTACGGGAAAGACCTCGGGCTCATCCTTCATCTCTCCGCCAGCACGACCCTCGCCCCCGACTCCAACCGGAAGGTTCTCGTCGCCACCGTCGAGGACGCCCTGCAGATGGGGGCGGATGCCGTTTCCATCCACGTGAACCTGGGCGCCGAGGACGAGGCGCAGATGCTGCGCGACTTCGGCACTGTGTCGAGCTCCTGCCAGCGCTGGGGGATGCCGCTCCTCGCGATGATCTACACGCGCGGGCCGAAGATCCGGAACGAGTACGACGTCAAATACGTCCGACACGCAGCGAGGGTGGGAGCGGAAATGGGAGCCGACATCGTCAAGGTCCCGTACACGGGATCCCCCGAGACGTTCAGCGAGGTCACGCAGGGGTGCGCCTCCTCCGTGGTGATCGCGGGGGGGGAGAAGATGGAGAGCGACGAGGAGGTTCTCCGGATGGTCCACGACGCCGTCGCGGCGGGCTGCGCTGGTGCCTCGATCGGAAGGAACGTGTTCCAGCACCGCGCCCCGGCATCGATGGTGCGCGCCATCGTCTCCATCGTCCACGGCGGCGCCACCGTGCGGGAGGCGCTCGGGACCCTCAAGGCGAAACCTTGA
- a CDS encoding leucyl aminopeptidase → MMRIDCISADIRAVKADMVVVNLFEGAKRPGGATAAVDAAIGNAIAAAVRDGDFAGKLGETLSLRPSRGLASPRVLVVGLGKKEKFTADHARQVVLPVLKEAKRFKLSTVASVVHGAGAGGVDPGTAARFCAIGAALSAFEFDRYKEEKAHRVARFLFVERDAKVFPSVRAGVSWGARVGEAINWGRSLVATPPAELRPDDLARAARGAGRGIGVSAARKVRVRVLGLADLSALKAGGILAVAKGSAAPPRLVIAEYRGGNPGSPWIALVGKGVTFDTGGISLKKWEGMEKMKYDMAGGAGMLATLRAAAALGIRRNIVAVVPCVENMLSGTAYRPGDVLRMMSGKTVEILSTDAEGRLILADAMTYAVRKYKPKEMVDAATLTGACVVALGSVNIGMMGNDEGMVSRMKAASAASGEKAWELPLHEEYFDQIKSDIGELKNIGGSEAGTITAGRFLQEFTGGTPWVHFDIAGTAWVEKEKRGYGPGPSGAPVRLLVEYLSSRDGL, encoded by the coding sequence ATGATGCGCATCGACTGCATTTCCGCAGATATCCGCGCGGTCAAGGCGGACATGGTCGTGGTGAACCTGTTTGAGGGGGCGAAGCGGCCCGGCGGAGCGACCGCCGCGGTCGATGCGGCGATCGGAAATGCGATCGCCGCGGCGGTCCGTGACGGCGACTTCGCGGGGAAGCTCGGGGAAACCCTTTCCCTGCGCCCATCCCGCGGGCTCGCCTCCCCACGGGTCCTGGTGGTCGGTCTCGGGAAGAAGGAGAAATTCACCGCGGATCACGCGCGGCAGGTCGTCCTGCCCGTCCTGAAGGAAGCGAAGCGCTTCAAGCTCTCCACCGTGGCGTCCGTCGTCCACGGAGCGGGCGCCGGCGGGGTTGATCCCGGGACCGCCGCCCGCTTCTGTGCAATCGGCGCCGCCCTGTCGGCCTTCGAGTTTGACCGGTACAAGGAAGAGAAGGCGCACCGCGTCGCGCGGTTTCTTTTTGTCGAGCGGGATGCGAAGGTGTTCCCCTCCGTGCGCGCCGGGGTGTCCTGGGGCGCGCGGGTCGGCGAGGCGATCAACTGGGGCCGCTCCCTCGTGGCGACGCCGCCGGCGGAGCTCCGGCCTGACGACCTGGCGCGCGCCGCGCGGGGTGCCGGCCGCGGAATCGGCGTCTCCGCGGCGCGCAAAGTGCGGGTCCGCGTTCTCGGTCTCGCGGATCTTTCCGCACTGAAGGCCGGAGGGATCCTCGCGGTGGCGAAGGGCAGCGCCGCTCCTCCGCGCCTGGTCATCGCGGAGTATCGGGGCGGGAATCCCGGATCCCCATGGATCGCCCTCGTCGGGAAGGGGGTCACCTTCGATACCGGAGGCATCTCCCTCAAGAAGTGGGAGGGGATGGAGAAGATGAAGTACGACATGGCGGGGGGCGCGGGGATGCTGGCGACCCTTCGGGCTGCCGCTGCCCTCGGGATTCGGCGGAACATCGTCGCCGTCGTCCCCTGCGTGGAGAACATGCTCTCCGGGACCGCGTACCGGCCGGGGGACGTCCTGCGGATGATGTCGGGGAAGACCGTCGAGATTCTCTCCACCGACGCCGAGGGTCGTCTCATCCTGGCGGACGCGATGACGTATGCTGTCCGGAAATACAAGCCGAAGGAGATGGTCGACGCCGCGACGCTCACGGGCGCCTGTGTCGTGGCGCTCGGGAGCGTCAACATCGGCATGATGGGGAACGACGAGGGGATGGTCTCGCGGATGAAGGCGGCCTCCGCGGCGTCGGGAGAGAAGGCGTGGGAGTTGCCGCTGCACGAGGAGTATTTCGACCAGATTAAAAGCGACATCGGGGAGCTGAAGAACATCGGAGGCTCCGAGGCCGGGACTATCACCGCCGGCCGTTTCCTTCAGGAGTTCACGGGCGGCACGCCGTGGGTCCACTTCGACATCGCCGGCACCGCCTGGGTGGAGAAGGAGAAGCGGGGGTACGGCCCGGGGCCTTCGGGCGCGCCGGTCCGCCTCCTCGTGGAGTACCTCTCTTCCCGGGACGGGCTCTAA
- a CDS encoding twin-arginine translocase TatA/TatE family subunit, with product MFGIGFQEMLIILVVVLIFFGPKRLPDLAKSLGKGIAEFKKASEEVRKGIEDAVKEESTEEAPKPPEDLSAYGKAPGSHPAPGEPAPPVSPPPGMMITPESGAPPDNAPAGPAPSTDAPATANEAAPGTASGEASAPPPRQG from the coding sequence ATGTTCGGTATCGGCTTCCAGGAGATGCTCATCATCCTGGTCGTGGTCCTCATATTCTTCGGCCCGAAGCGGCTCCCGGACCTGGCCAAGAGCCTCGGCAAAGGAATCGCGGAATTCAAGAAGGCGTCCGAAGAGGTCCGCAAGGGGATCGAGGACGCGGTGAAGGAAGAGTCCACGGAAGAGGCTCCGAAACCACCCGAGGATCTCTCCGCGTACGGGAAAGCCCCGGGGAGCCATCCCGCGCCGGGGGAGCCCGCACCGCCCGTATCCCCACCGCCAGGGATGATGATCACGCCCGAGAGCGGCGCTCCTCCGGACAATGCCCCGGCGGGACCCGCTCCATCGACGGACGCTCCCGCCACCGCGAATGAAGCTGCGCCGGGAACCGCTTCCGGAGAGGCGTCGGCCCCGCCGCCCCGGCAGGGGTAA